The DNA sequence GATTTTTGACATGTGAATTGAACACAATACTTATTGTATGTATAAAATGCTATCACTTTCCAATGCCAGAAAAGAATTACTAATAATTAATTACTCTTATCTAAATTAATTTTTAATATTTGAATCGAACTCAATACTTATTGTATGTATAAAATGCTATCATTTGCAAATGAATAAAACACATCTAACTCAAACAAAATTTGCAGACCTTCCTTTAGAGAAAAGTCTAATTTCAGGTTTAACGTCGCAAGGTTATGAATATTGTACTCCTATTCAGGCTTTGTCATTGCCAATCACCCTTACAGGGAAAGATATAGCAGGACAAGCTCAAACAGGAACAGGTAAAACCCTAGCGTTTTTACCTGCGGTATTTCATCACCTATTAACCAATGCACAACCTGAAAATCGCCGCAAGAATCAACCTCGGGCTATCATTTTAGCGCCGACACGTGAGCTTGCAATCCAAATACACAAAGATGCCATGGTTCTTGCCAGCATGTCAAACTTACGTTTAGGTTTAGCATATGGGGGCGAGAAAGTTGAAATTCAACGTACTAAGCTGGAAAAAGGCGTTGATATTTTAATTGGTACCACGGGCCGTACGATTGACTTTGTTAAACAGGGTGTTATCGATATGGGTTCTATACAAAGTGTTGTCCTTGATGAAGCGGATCGCATGTTTGATCTTGGCTTTATTAAAGATATCCGTTATCTGTTTAGACGCATGCCAGAAGCGAAATCACGTCTAAACATGTTGTTTTCAGCCACCCTGTCTCATAAAGTTCAAGAACTTGCTTTTGAGCATATGAATGATCCAGAAAGTATCCAGATTGAACCAGAAGTAATGACATCTGTGAATATAACTGAAGAACTTTTTTATCCTTCTAATCAAGATAAAATATTACTTTTATTAAGCCTAATAGAAGAAGATTGGCCTGACAAAGCGATTGTTTTTGCCAATACCAAACATACCTGTGAAAAAGTATGGGGTTATTTAGCGGGAGATGGCTTACGAACAGGCTTATTAACTGGCGATGTGCCTCAAAATAAACGCTTAAAAATATTACAGCAGTTCACTGACGGTGAAATTGATATATTAGTTGCAACTGATGTGGCAGCTCGTGGTTTACATATTCCTAAAGTATCACATGTTTTTAATTTCGATCTGCCCGATGATTGTGAAGATTATGTGCATCGAATTGGTCGTACCGGACGTGCGGGTGAAAAAGGTTTGGCCATTAGTTTTGCCTGTGAAAAGTATGTCTT is a window from the Psychromonas ingrahamii 37 genome containing:
- the rhlB gene encoding ATP-dependent RNA helicase RhlB, whose translation is MNKTHLTQTKFADLPLEKSLISGLTSQGYEYCTPIQALSLPITLTGKDIAGQAQTGTGKTLAFLPAVFHHLLTNAQPENRRKNQPRAIILAPTRELAIQIHKDAMVLASMSNLRLGLAYGGEKVEIQRTKLEKGVDILIGTTGRTIDFVKQGVIDMGSIQSVVLDEADRMFDLGFIKDIRYLFRRMPEAKSRLNMLFSATLSHKVQELAFEHMNDPESIQIEPEVMTSVNITEELFYPSNQDKILLLLSLIEEDWPDKAIVFANTKHTCEKVWGYLAGDGLRTGLLTGDVPQNKRLKILQQFTDGEIDILVATDVAARGLHIPKVSHVFNFDLPDDCEDYVHRIGRTGRAGEKGLAISFACEKYVFNLPAIEEYIKHPIPCSEYDKNAMLDSLPVMKVTKYKAHPNSRKDNYHRTHKR